A single region of the Phoenix dactylifera cultivar Barhee BC4 unplaced genomic scaffold, palm_55x_up_171113_PBpolish2nd_filt_p 001867F, whole genome shotgun sequence genome encodes:
- the LOC120109154 gene encoding uncharacterized protein LOC120109154 isoform X2, with protein sequence MGAEKGGSSAFFNLFDWNRKSKKKLFSNGSASSEGVIQGKKIDDNTSTSQLRLIDEDEMIGVSSARGSSDHSCTSSVTDEEGNATRAPGVVARLMGLDSMPISGASVPYSTPLHDSRSLQDNHSQRRGPEFYINDQFNHVIKRSEAYSRKPVGLRSQKMPSSPIERFQTEALPPRLAKSVPITCHKLLSPTKNPGFISAKDAARIMEAAAKILEPEVQTGTKCRFQSLVSLPNPIKARDSQEIMAASQRTTKLAESSRRSVESAVIRSLRGQPVSTSCIGSDETIVYRPSPSTAETNPAGAKSKGKSISLAVQAKVNVRRRDGLSMSNRSASVHMDDNKCKSNKLLKSQPSNPKNNLQKRAATNVSCVLRQNYQKQNCLASKNKLSSRPSVSDQQGRKVLSRDASSGKNKIVNKLSGNTRIGFKKEGLVTPDHTKKVLSSDSKNLPRKKRLIERGSSSEASDGVLVDRHVKHVQHTVVMDEQPRWSGDKRRNGTDVVSFTFTSPMIKPLPGSQFSTNVVEKEDKHNEHCFDTDCEKNVFDSDNRNLSSLRSDVIGGEFLGLLLEQKLRELTSGADSPYRRLVRGNITAAAPVSQDSVSAVDIQEIAPMERERDPFVSSCKDEPGEIIESSFSLPIDQMLNMSHHMLEAERMECSSSSEDRKVPEHQHQSPISIFEAPFSNESCSSSESWESSNEISRTAHTNACNQEQEYVREILSNTKSLFKNLDLCQMDHDSGILDPLLFDKLETGGSLTAQEGEERDFRMRRKMLFDCVNECLDLKCSRYFHAGYRMWAKGMAVVMKDLTEELYREISGWRSMGEWMVDELVERDMSNHLGRWVDFEIETFEAGVEMGMGILNSLVDEVVADFMIQVQL encoded by the exons ATGGGGGCAGAAAAGGGAGGTTCGAGTGCTTTCTTTAACTTGTTTGATTGGAATAGGAAGTCGAAGAAAAAATTGTTCTCCAATGGAAGTGCTTCGTCCG AAGGGGTGATACAAGGGAAGAAAATTGATGATAATACATCAACCTCACAGCTTCGCCTG ATTGATGAGGATGAGATGATTGGAGTATCAAGTGCAAGGGGAAGCAGTGACCATAGTTGTACTTCTTCAGTGACTGATGAAGAAGGAAATGCAACTAGGGCCCCAGGAGTGGTAGCAAGGCTTATGGGTTTGGATTCCATGCCCATATCAGGCGCTTCCGTACCCTATTCCACCCCCTTACATGACTCGCGATCCCTTCAAGATAACCATAGCCAGCGAAGAGGTCCCGAGTTCTACATCAATGATCAATTCAATCATGTGATTAAGAGATCTGAGGCCTATTCAAGGAAACCGGTGGGATTGAGGTCCCAAAAGATGCCAAGCAGCCCAATTGAGAGGTTCCAAACAGAAGCATTGCCTCCTAGATTAGCAAAATCTGTCCCAATTACATGCCACAAGTTACTGTCGCCAACAAAAAATCCTGGTTTCATCTCAGCAAAGGATGCAGCTCGTATCATGGAAGCAGCAGCAAAGATTCTTGAGCCTGAGGTTCAGACAGGTACAAAGTGTAGATTTCAGTCTTTGGTGTCACTTCCAAATCCTATAAAAGCTCGCGATTCACAAGAGATAATGGCAGCTTCTCAGAGGACAACAAAGCTTGCAGAATCATCCAGAAGATCTGTTGAATCAGCTGTCATAAGGTCTCTTAGAGGACAACCTGTGAGCACAAGTTGCATTGGTTCAGATGAAACTATTGTTTATAGGCCCTCTCCAAGTACAGCTGAAACCAATCCAGCTGGTGCAAAAAGTAAGGGAAAATCTATCTCGCTTGCGGTTCAGGCTAAGGTGAATGTCCGGAGAAGGGACGGTTTAAGCATGAGCAATAGGAGTGCATCAGTGCATATGGACGATAATAAAtgtaaatcaaacaaactattaAAAAGTCAACCAAGTAACCCAAAGAATAACCTGCAGAAAAGGGCAGCAACCAATGTTTCCTGTGTGCTCAGGCAAAATTATCAGAAGCAGAACTGCCTGGCAAGTAAAAACAAGTTATCTTCAAGACCATCGGTTTCTGACCAGCAGGGAAGAAAAGTTCTTTCCAGAGATGCTTCTTCTGGAAAGAACAAGATTGTGAATAAGCTTTCAGGAAACACCCGAATCGGATTCAAGAAGGAAGGTTTAGTCACTCCTGACCACACAAAGAAAGTGTTGTCATCAGATAGCAAGAACTTGCCTCGCAAGAAAAGATTGATAGAGCGGGGCTCCTCTTCTGAGGCTTCTGATGGTGTTTTAGTGGATAGGCATGTAAAGCATGTTCAGCATACCGTTGTGATGGATGAACAGCCAAGATGGAGTGGGGATAAAAGAAGAAATGGTACAGATGTTGTATCCTTTACATTTACCTCCCCCATGATAAAACCATTGCCTGGATCTCAGTTCTCTACTAATGTGGTGGAAAAAGAAGACAAGCATAATGAGCACTGTTTTGATACTGATTGTGAAAAGAATGTTTTCGATTCAGACAACAGAAACCTATCATCTCTCAGATCGGATGTGATAGGAGGGGAATTTTTGGGCCTTCTTTTGGAACAGAAGTTGAGAGAAttaacatctggagctgactcgcCCTACCGTAGATTAGTCAGAGGTAACATCACAGCTGCTGCACCTGTTTCGCAAGATTCAGTATCTGCAGTTGATATCCAAGAAATTGCACCTATGGAACGTGAAAGGGATCCTTTTGTCAGTTCTTGTAAAGATGAACCGGGTGAAATCATTGAGTCTAGCTTCTCGTTACCTATTGATCAGATGTTGAATATGAGCCATCATATGCTG GAGGCAGAAAGGATGGAATGTAGCAGCAGCAGTGAGGACCGAAAGGTGCCGGAGCATCAACATCAGAGCCCTATTTCCATTTTCGAAGCTCCTTTTTCAAATGAAAGTTGCAGCTCATCAGAGAGCTGGGAAAGTTCAAATG AAATCAGCAGGACGGCCCATACAAATGCATGCAATCAGGAGCAGGAATATGTGAGAGAGATATTAAGCAACACGAAATCTCTGTTCAAGAACTTAGATTTGTGTCAAATGGACCATGACAGTGGGATCCTTGATCCGCTTCTTTTCGACAAGTTGGAAACCGGTGGAAGCCTGACTGCAcaggaaggagaggaaagggACTTCAGGATGAGAAGGAAAATGTTATTTGATTGTGTGAATGAGTGCTTGGATTTGAAATGTAGTCGCTACTTCCATGCTGGATATCGGATGTGGGCTAAAGGAATGGCAGTTGTCATGAAGGATTTGACAGAAGAACTATACAGGGAGATATCAGGGTGGAGGAGCATGGGAGAGTGGATGGTGGATGAGCTTGTTGAGAGAGACATGAGTAATCACTTGGGAAGGTGGGTTGACTTTGAAATTGAAACATTTGAAGCTGGAGTAGAGATGGGGATGGGGATATTAAACTCCTTGGTTGATGAAGTAGTTGCTGATTTTATGATACAAGTTCAATTGTAG
- the LOC120109154 gene encoding uncharacterized protein LOC120109154 isoform X1, whose product MGAEKGGSSAFFNLFDWNRKSKKKLFSNGSASSEGVIQGKKIDDNTSTSQLRLIDEDEMIGVSSARGSSDHSCTSSVTDEEGNATRAPGVVARLMGLDSMPISGASVPYSTPLHDSRSLQDNHSQRRGPEFYINDQFNHVIKRSEAYSRKPVGLRSQKMPSSPIERFQTEALPPRLAKSVPITCHKLLSPTKNPGFISAKDAARIMEAAAKILEPEVQTGTKCRFQSLVSLPNPIKARDSQEIMAASQRTTKLAESSRRSVESAVIRSLRGQPVSTSCIGSDETIVYRPSPSTAETNPAGAKSKGKSISLAVQAKVNVRRRDGLSMSNRSASVHMDDNKCKSNKLLKSQPSNPKNNLQKRAATNVSCVLRQNYQKQNCLASKNKLSSRPSVSDQQGRKVLSRDASSGKNKIVNKLSGNTRIGFKKEGLVTPDHTKKVLSSDSKNLPRKKRLIERGSSSEASDGVLVDRHVKHVQHTVVMDEQPRWSGDKRRNGTDVVSFTFTSPMIKPLPGSQFSTNVVEKEDKHNEHCFDTDCEKNVFDSDNRNLSSLRSDVIGGEFLGLLLEQKLRELTSGADSPYRRLVRGNITAAAPVSQDSVSAVDIQEIAPMERERDPFVSSCKDEPGEIIESSFSLPIDQMLNMSHHMLEAERMECSSSSEDRKVPEHQHQSPISIFEAPFSNESCSSSESWESSNGSKMHDSSIQAQHIVDLNCFNKTPSVEAEMELSDSISSSSTEISRTAHTNACNQEQEYVREILSNTKSLFKNLDLCQMDHDSGILDPLLFDKLETGGSLTAQEGEERDFRMRRKMLFDCVNECLDLKCSRYFHAGYRMWAKGMAVVMKDLTEELYREISGWRSMGEWMVDELVERDMSNHLGRWVDFEIETFEAGVEMGMGILNSLVDEVVADFMIQVQL is encoded by the exons ATGGGGGCAGAAAAGGGAGGTTCGAGTGCTTTCTTTAACTTGTTTGATTGGAATAGGAAGTCGAAGAAAAAATTGTTCTCCAATGGAAGTGCTTCGTCCG AAGGGGTGATACAAGGGAAGAAAATTGATGATAATACATCAACCTCACAGCTTCGCCTG ATTGATGAGGATGAGATGATTGGAGTATCAAGTGCAAGGGGAAGCAGTGACCATAGTTGTACTTCTTCAGTGACTGATGAAGAAGGAAATGCAACTAGGGCCCCAGGAGTGGTAGCAAGGCTTATGGGTTTGGATTCCATGCCCATATCAGGCGCTTCCGTACCCTATTCCACCCCCTTACATGACTCGCGATCCCTTCAAGATAACCATAGCCAGCGAAGAGGTCCCGAGTTCTACATCAATGATCAATTCAATCATGTGATTAAGAGATCTGAGGCCTATTCAAGGAAACCGGTGGGATTGAGGTCCCAAAAGATGCCAAGCAGCCCAATTGAGAGGTTCCAAACAGAAGCATTGCCTCCTAGATTAGCAAAATCTGTCCCAATTACATGCCACAAGTTACTGTCGCCAACAAAAAATCCTGGTTTCATCTCAGCAAAGGATGCAGCTCGTATCATGGAAGCAGCAGCAAAGATTCTTGAGCCTGAGGTTCAGACAGGTACAAAGTGTAGATTTCAGTCTTTGGTGTCACTTCCAAATCCTATAAAAGCTCGCGATTCACAAGAGATAATGGCAGCTTCTCAGAGGACAACAAAGCTTGCAGAATCATCCAGAAGATCTGTTGAATCAGCTGTCATAAGGTCTCTTAGAGGACAACCTGTGAGCACAAGTTGCATTGGTTCAGATGAAACTATTGTTTATAGGCCCTCTCCAAGTACAGCTGAAACCAATCCAGCTGGTGCAAAAAGTAAGGGAAAATCTATCTCGCTTGCGGTTCAGGCTAAGGTGAATGTCCGGAGAAGGGACGGTTTAAGCATGAGCAATAGGAGTGCATCAGTGCATATGGACGATAATAAAtgtaaatcaaacaaactattaAAAAGTCAACCAAGTAACCCAAAGAATAACCTGCAGAAAAGGGCAGCAACCAATGTTTCCTGTGTGCTCAGGCAAAATTATCAGAAGCAGAACTGCCTGGCAAGTAAAAACAAGTTATCTTCAAGACCATCGGTTTCTGACCAGCAGGGAAGAAAAGTTCTTTCCAGAGATGCTTCTTCTGGAAAGAACAAGATTGTGAATAAGCTTTCAGGAAACACCCGAATCGGATTCAAGAAGGAAGGTTTAGTCACTCCTGACCACACAAAGAAAGTGTTGTCATCAGATAGCAAGAACTTGCCTCGCAAGAAAAGATTGATAGAGCGGGGCTCCTCTTCTGAGGCTTCTGATGGTGTTTTAGTGGATAGGCATGTAAAGCATGTTCAGCATACCGTTGTGATGGATGAACAGCCAAGATGGAGTGGGGATAAAAGAAGAAATGGTACAGATGTTGTATCCTTTACATTTACCTCCCCCATGATAAAACCATTGCCTGGATCTCAGTTCTCTACTAATGTGGTGGAAAAAGAAGACAAGCATAATGAGCACTGTTTTGATACTGATTGTGAAAAGAATGTTTTCGATTCAGACAACAGAAACCTATCATCTCTCAGATCGGATGTGATAGGAGGGGAATTTTTGGGCCTTCTTTTGGAACAGAAGTTGAGAGAAttaacatctggagctgactcgcCCTACCGTAGATTAGTCAGAGGTAACATCACAGCTGCTGCACCTGTTTCGCAAGATTCAGTATCTGCAGTTGATATCCAAGAAATTGCACCTATGGAACGTGAAAGGGATCCTTTTGTCAGTTCTTGTAAAGATGAACCGGGTGAAATCATTGAGTCTAGCTTCTCGTTACCTATTGATCAGATGTTGAATATGAGCCATCATATGCTG GAGGCAGAAAGGATGGAATGTAGCAGCAGCAGTGAGGACCGAAAGGTGCCGGAGCATCAACATCAGAGCCCTATTTCCATTTTCGAAGCTCCTTTTTCAAATGAAAGTTGCAGCTCATCAGAGAGCTGGGAAAGTTCAAATG GAAGCAAAATGCATGATTCATCAATTCAGGCTCAACATATTGTTGATTTGAATTGCTTCAACAAAACTCCTTCAGTGGAAGCTGAAATGGAATTATCTGACTCAATCTCCTCATCGTCCACAGAAATCAGCAGGACGGCCCATACAAATGCATGCAATCAGGAGCAGGAATATGTGAGAGAGATATTAAGCAACACGAAATCTCTGTTCAAGAACTTAGATTTGTGTCAAATGGACCATGACAGTGGGATCCTTGATCCGCTTCTTTTCGACAAGTTGGAAACCGGTGGAAGCCTGACTGCAcaggaaggagaggaaagggACTTCAGGATGAGAAGGAAAATGTTATTTGATTGTGTGAATGAGTGCTTGGATTTGAAATGTAGTCGCTACTTCCATGCTGGATATCGGATGTGGGCTAAAGGAATGGCAGTTGTCATGAAGGATTTGACAGAAGAACTATACAGGGAGATATCAGGGTGGAGGAGCATGGGAGAGTGGATGGTGGATGAGCTTGTTGAGAGAGACATGAGTAATCACTTGGGAAGGTGGGTTGACTTTGAAATTGAAACATTTGAAGCTGGAGTAGAGATGGGGATGGGGATATTAAACTCCTTGGTTGATGAAGTAGTTGCTGATTTTATGATACAAGTTCAATTGTAG